The proteins below are encoded in one region of Levilactobacillus namurensis:
- a CDS encoding Ig-like domain-containing protein, with amino-acid sequence MKLNVYQGETLVGSGPEPVHVDLAAKEYPAGTFTGEREEDNGTKSKRFSFPAVTVKPVVVPVTGVTLSQATATGDIGRTVELTATVAPENATDKTVTWSTSDKAIATVDAGTVTFVAAGTATITATVGGQSATTKVTVKVPAEEPAE; translated from the coding sequence ATGAAGCTTAATGTGTATCAAGGTGAGACCCTGGTCGGTAGTGGGCCTGAGCCGGTCCACGTCGACCTGGCAGCTAAGGAGTACCCCGCGGGCACCTTTACGGGTGAACGTGAGGAGGACAACGGCACCAAGTCGAAGCGGTTCAGCTTCCCGGCAGTTACCGTCAAGCCAGTGGTCGTACCAGTAACTGGGGTCACCCTCAGCCAAGCGACGGCCACCGGTGACATCGGTCGGACGGTCGAATTGACCGCGACAGTGGCGCCGGAAAATGCGACTGACAAGACCGTGACCTGGTCAACCAGTGACAAGGCCATTGCGACGGTTGATGCTGGGACGGTGACCTTCGTGGCCGCCGGAACTGCGACAATTACCGCGACGGTCGGTGGACAGAGTGCCACCACCAAGGTGACGGTTAAGGTACCGGCTGAAGAACCAGCAGAATAG
- a CDS encoding HK97 gp10 family phage protein encodes MAGFTIDDKEFQAWAKRVNEKIATESVKHGLEVTMQRVKAQSMKAVKSRTPVDTGHLRQTWHVDGPFITGTVIALKLYNNTEYAPFVENGHRTRGGGGWVEGRFMLKNTVTEIDGEMPQLIAPSFEQAIRGLLD; translated from the coding sequence ATGGCGGGCTTTACGATTGACGACAAAGAGTTTCAGGCGTGGGCCAAACGAGTCAATGAAAAGATTGCCACTGAATCGGTTAAACATGGTTTGGAAGTAACAATGCAACGGGTTAAGGCCCAGTCAATGAAGGCTGTTAAGAGTCGGACGCCGGTCGATACTGGTCACTTAAGACAAACATGGCATGTGGATGGTCCTTTCATCACTGGAACCGTCATCGCCCTTAAGCTGTACAACAACACGGAGTACGCGCCGTTCGTCGAAAACGGCCATCGGACACGTGGCGGGGGTGGTTGGGTCGAGGGCCGCTTCATGCTGAAGAACACGGTGACCGAGATTGACGGTGAGATGCCGCAGCTAATTGCACCTAGCTTCGAACAAGCGATAAGGGGGCTGTTAGATTGA
- a CDS encoding DUF6838 family protein, with the protein MDIIGRIGQQLKVLFPDMTIYRKNQKGGFKEPSFFVSKITTTRVPELFGRQKRGYQYQLVYFPNPDDAESDMERMEDQLLDGFTQLDDFAPICDLDFQIVDGALTATFSVNVWAYPEDHTPKQRTLEYHGGIADDKQV; encoded by the coding sequence ATGGATATCATCGGCCGAATCGGTCAACAACTGAAAGTACTCTTTCCGGACATGACAATTTACCGAAAGAATCAGAAAGGCGGGTTTAAGGAACCGTCTTTTTTCGTGTCCAAGATTACGACCACACGGGTCCCGGAGCTCTTCGGACGACAGAAGCGTGGCTACCAGTATCAGCTGGTCTATTTTCCCAATCCCGACGATGCGGAATCCGACATGGAACGGATGGAGGACCAGCTGCTGGACGGGTTCACCCAGTTGGACGACTTCGCCCCCATCTGTGACTTGGATTTCCAGATTGTGGACGGCGCACTGACGGCGACTTTTTCGGTGAACGTTTGGGCTTATCCGGAAGACCATACGCCAAAGCAAAGAACGCTCGAATATCATGGAGGAATTGCCGATGACAAGCAAGTTTAA
- a CDS encoding phage tail sheath C-terminal domain-containing protein encodes MAGGTWIVQNKRRPGAYINTKGVQQTQPEANIGRVLVIGSSELNWGPNGAVELTAASDFQAILGTGLEDNRLIPVREALKGAATVIYLNGNDGEKAKVADEKLPWNFTAKYAGTLGNNLTVTVEKDPNDETLITVKTLLGAALVGEQSVRTTTASGLESNDYVDVTFTGDSTDPVGDVEATDDGADFTSEAGKAKLEALAASTSYTLAGGTTTPVDVTETLNDVLATENYNVVTTAGYALDSNLHALVATAVERLRDDEGYKVRAVVPLMEGAPKYDHEAVSVVSNGVELVDGTILTATQAAGWFAGASASADAGKSLTYVAYPDAVSAVPKRTNEQTIAALNAGEVVFTTLTDGSVVVEQDINSLVTISKDKLKAFQKNRVIRTLDTIATNTMDVFHTQFIGKVNNDSTGRSLFKANRVSYLKDLSDAGVINPVDVADLTVEPGEDRDSILVTLAITPIDAMEKLYMTITVN; translated from the coding sequence ATGGCAGGTGGAACTTGGATTGTTCAAAACAAGCGCCGTCCTGGGGCTTACATCAATACTAAAGGCGTACAGCAGACACAACCGGAAGCTAATATTGGCCGGGTCTTGGTCATTGGTTCTTCGGAACTGAACTGGGGGCCTAATGGGGCTGTCGAATTAACTGCGGCGAGTGACTTTCAAGCAATTTTAGGAACTGGCCTTGAAGATAACCGTTTAATCCCGGTTCGAGAGGCTTTGAAAGGTGCGGCTACAGTAATCTACTTGAACGGCAATGATGGCGAAAAGGCAAAGGTAGCGGATGAGAAACTTCCGTGGAACTTTACTGCTAAGTATGCCGGTACCCTTGGAAATAACCTCACAGTAACCGTTGAAAAGGATCCTAACGATGAAACGTTGATTACGGTCAAGACGCTTTTAGGAGCAGCGTTGGTTGGTGAACAGAGTGTACGGACGACTACGGCAAGCGGCCTAGAATCTAATGATTACGTTGACGTCACTTTCACCGGAGACAGCACGGACCCAGTTGGCGATGTTGAGGCAACCGATGACGGGGCCGACTTCACGTCTGAGGCTGGTAAGGCCAAGCTGGAAGCCCTCGCGGCATCTACGAGCTACACCTTAGCCGGTGGGACGACCACCCCAGTCGATGTGACCGAGACGCTCAACGACGTACTGGCCACCGAGAACTACAATGTGGTAACTACGGCAGGCTACGCACTGGACAGCAACTTACACGCCCTGGTGGCGACAGCTGTTGAGCGTCTGCGGGACGACGAGGGTTATAAAGTTCGAGCAGTGGTGCCACTGATGGAAGGTGCACCGAAGTACGATCATGAAGCCGTTTCAGTCGTATCTAACGGTGTTGAACTGGTAGATGGAACTATTTTAACTGCTACTCAAGCGGCCGGCTGGTTTGCTGGGGCTTCGGCTTCCGCTGATGCTGGTAAATCGTTGACTTATGTCGCCTATCCGGATGCCGTCAGTGCGGTCCCTAAGCGGACGAATGAACAGACGATTGCGGCACTAAATGCAGGAGAAGTTGTCTTTACGACACTTACCGACGGCTCGGTAGTGGTAGAACAAGACATCAACTCTTTGGTGACTATCTCCAAGGATAAGCTTAAGGCGTTTCAAAAGAACCGCGTTATTCGGACCTTGGATACAATTGCCACCAACACCATGGATGTTTTCCACACGCAGTTCATTGGTAAGGTCAACAACGACAGCACCGGACGTTCGTTGTTTAAGGCCAACCGCGTTAGTTACCTCAAGGACTTATCGGACGCCGGCGTCATCAATCCGGTTGATGTGGCTGATTTAACTGTGGAACCTGGGGAAGACCGTGACTCTATCTTAGTCACCTTGGCAATTACACCGATCGATGCGATGGAGAAACTGTACATGACGATTACCGTCAACTAG
- a CDS encoding phage tail tube protein: MDESVSTIGQFLNGRDTISTKDAKIFIDLAGHTWPMIECNQFAAKLEKNKEDVQTLGSRWKHKKATSVEGTGTLGGYLISSNWLKYALPYIKGGKDLYFSATMTIEDPTSKAGKQTVLLKDVNLDDIPVADFEADDGVMEWESDFTFEGIELVEPFTGFEE; encoded by the coding sequence ATGGATGAATCAGTATCGACAATCGGCCAATTTCTAAACGGCCGCGACACCATCAGTACCAAGGATGCTAAGATTTTCATTGATTTAGCTGGTCACACTTGGCCGATGATTGAATGCAACCAGTTTGCGGCAAAACTCGAAAAGAATAAGGAAGATGTGCAGACTCTCGGGAGTCGCTGGAAGCACAAGAAGGCCACGTCTGTGGAAGGAACCGGGACGTTGGGAGGGTACCTCATCAGTTCCAACTGGCTCAAGTACGCACTACCCTACATCAAAGGCGGTAAGGACCTGTACTTTTCGGCTACCATGACCATTGAGGACCCTACCTCGAAAGCCGGTAAGCAGACGGTGCTGTTGAAGGACGTTAACCTTGACGACATCCCCGTGGCCGACTTTGAGGCTGACGATGGGGTCATGGAGTGGGAATCGGATTTCACTTTCGAAGGAATCGAGCTGGTAGAACCTTTCACCGGCTTTGAGGAATAG
- a CDS encoding phage tail assembly chaperone → MAEQFSVKDFIRERETARQELQFKGFKAPFVIEEVTNDESEKLQNQATTVKVSRGQKTRDFNQLKYTETLLVASVVQPDLNSTELQKAYSAPGDPYGTLKRMLTVGELTELSQAVMALYGLDQSQDDEVEDVKNS, encoded by the coding sequence ATGGCAGAACAATTTTCAGTCAAGGACTTCATCCGTGAGCGGGAGACCGCTCGGCAGGAACTACAATTCAAAGGGTTTAAGGCCCCGTTTGTCATCGAGGAAGTGACCAACGACGAAAGCGAGAAGCTCCAGAATCAAGCCACCACGGTCAAGGTATCTCGGGGCCAGAAGACCCGGGACTTCAATCAGCTGAAGTACACGGAGACCCTGCTGGTCGCATCGGTGGTCCAACCGGACTTGAATTCGACTGAGCTGCAGAAGGCCTACAGTGCGCCAGGCGACCCTTACGGTACGCTCAAGCGGATGCTGACGGTCGGCGAGCTCACCGAGCTGTCGCAGGCAGTTATGGCGCTGTACGGGCTTGACCAATCCCAGGACGATGAGGTGGAAGATGTAAAAAACTCGTAG